The stretch of DNA gtatggaccagtataCACCAGTATAaaccagtatggaccagtatggaccagtacagaccagtatAGACTCATGCagaccagtacagaccagtgTATAAACCAATATAAGTCACTATGGGCCAGTATAACACACTAAATCAAGCAGCAtagaccagtacggaccagtacggaccagtacggatcagtacggaccagtatggaccagtatggaccagtgtGGACCAGTATAGAGCAGTACAGGGTAGTATAGACTAACACAGACCAGTATAGAGCAGCATAGACCACTACAGCCCAGTATAGACCAGTATAGACCAGTATAGGCCCATATAAACTAACATagaccagtacagaccagtatAAACCAGCGTAGACCAACATAGGGCAGTACagaccagtacagaccagtatAGACCAGTATAGGCCCATATAAAGTGACGTAGTCCAGTACAGACCCGTATGGACCAGTATAGACCAGCGTTATGTGGTCATAGTCCAGTATAACCCAGTACAGAACCCCAGcgcctcccagtccctcccagtatatcccagttaCCTCCCAGTATATCGCAGTCCCTTCCAGTACAGCCCAGTGgccccaaatcccctcccagtcccccccagtatatcccagtccctcccagttccctcccagtgcccccaaatcccctcccagtcccccccagtatatcccagtccctccccgttccctcccagttccctcccagtccctcccagtatatcccagcccccccagggcccccaaatcccctcccagtccctcccagtgccccccagtcccccccaatcccctcccagtgcccccacatcccctcccagtccccccagtatatcccagtcccctcccagtccccccgggtatatcccagtcccctcccagtccctcccagtgccctctcagtccctcccagtcccctcccagtcccccccagtctatcccagtcccctcccagtccccccagtcccctcccagtgcccccaaatcccctcccagtcccccccagtgcccccagtcccccccagtgcccccaaatcccctcccagtcccccccccagtccctcccagtccccccagtcccccccagtccctcccagtgcccccaaatcccctcccagtcccccccagtgcccccagtcccccccagtcccccccagtccctcccagtgcccccaagtcccctcccagtccctcccagtccctcccagtcccctcccagtcccccccagtatATCCcaatccctcccagtgcccccaaatcccctcccagtccctcccagtctctcccagtcccctcccagtgcccccaaatcccctcccagtcccctcccagtccctcccagtgcccccagtcccccccagtcccccccagtatatcccagttccctcccagttccctcccagtccctcccagcccctcccagtcccccccagtcccctcccagtcccccccagtccctcccagtgctctcccagcgctctcccagcccctcccagtcccctcccagtcccccccagtccctcccagtcccccccggtatatcccagtcccctcccagtccctcccagtccccccagtcccctcccagtcccccccagtgcccccagtgcccccagcgcCCCTCTCCGCAGGCGGGGGCCCGGCGAAGCGCGGCGTGGCGGGGGAGGGGCAGTACGAGGACCCCCCCAcgcgggaggcggcgccgggggggCAGCGCTTCACCCTCAAGGTGACGTCCTGGAACGTGGACGGGCTGCGGGCCTGGGTGCGCAAGGGGGGGCTGCAGGTGAGCCGCGCCTGTGGGGCCGGGACCCacggccggggggctgcgggggagccgcgtctgtggggtggggggcgcgtctgtggggccggggggcgcgTCCACGGGCTCGGGAGGcggatctgtggggctgggagccacgtctgtggggctgggagccatatctgtggggctgggagccacgtctgtggggctgggagccacatctgtggggcagagggacacagggggctgggggacccacatctatggggTGGGAGCCATATCTATGGGGTTGGGAGGCTAATTAACAGGGTCAGGGGacatgtctgtggggctgggacccatatctgtggggctgggagccatgtctgtggggctgggagccacgtctgtggggcagagggacacAGGGGTCTGGGGGACCCATGTCTATGGGGTGGGagccacatctatggggctgggagccatatctgtggggctgggagccacatctgtggggctgggagccatgtctgtggggcagagggacacAGGGGTCTGGGGGACCCACGTCTATGGGGTGGGagccacatctatggggctgggagccacatctgtggggctgggagccacgtctgtggggcagagggacacagggggctgggggacccaCGTCTATGGGGTGGGAGCCACATCTATGGGGTTGGGAGGCTAATTAACGGGGTCGGGTGGCatatctatggggctgggacccatatctgtggggctgggagccacatctgtggggctgggagccacgtctgtggggcagagggacacAGGGGTCTGGGGGACCCACGTCTATGGGGTGGGagccacatctatggggctgggaggccAATTAACAGGGTCGGGTGGCatatctatggggctgggacccatatctgtggggctgggagccacatctgtggggctgggagccacgtctgtggggcagagggacacagggggctgggggacccaCGTCTATGGGGTGGGagccacatctatggggctgggagccacgtctgtggggctgggagccatgtctgtggggcagagggacacAGGGGTCTGGGGGACCCACGTCTATGGGGTGGGagccacatctatggggctgggagccacgtctgtggggctgggagccatgtctgtggggcagagggacacAGGGGTCTGGGGGACCCACGTCTATGGGGTGGGAGCCACATCTATGGGATTGGGAGCCACATCTTTGGGGGTGGGACCCatatctgtggggctgggagccatatctgtggggcggggggacgggagtCCAGGGGGACCcgcatctatggggctgggagccacatcTATGGGGGGGGGGACCCACATCTATGCATCCGGCCCCCCatctgtggggcgggggggatccAGGCTGTCTCTCTGCCCCCCCGCAGTGGGTCCAGGAGGAGGCCCCCGACGTCCTGTGCCTGCAGGAGACCAAATGTGTGGGGCCGGCCGTGCCCCCCGAGGTCCGGGccctcccggggctgccccaCCAGTTCTGGGCCAGCCCCGAAGGTCGCCCCGGCTACAGCGGCGTGGGGCTGCTGGCCCGCCACGAGCCCCTCAGCGTCACCTACGGCATCGGTGAGACCCATAAGTACATCCCGggacccatagatccaccccctgggacccccaagtGAGCCCTCCGCCCTCCAATTCCCCTTGAAGGACCTCGAACCTTCAGGAACGAGCCCAAAAATCCACGATTAGGACCCATAAGTACATCCTGGGGCCCGTAAGTGCCTCCCGAGACCCATAAGTACCTCCCGggacccatagatccaccccctGGGACCCCTAAGTGAGCCCTCGGGCTTCCAAACCCGCCTTGAAGGACCTCGAACCTTCAGGAACGAGCCCAGAAATCCACTGAAATGGCCCCAAAATCCACTCTGGGGACCCACGGGCGCCCCCCGGGACCCATAAGTGCCCCCCAggacccatagatccacccccccgGGTCCCCCGAGTCACCCCCTGGGACCCATAAGTCCTTCCTGGGACATGTAAGTCCACGCCCcgggacccccaagtcctttcctggacccccagttgcccccagttgcccccagttgcccccagttgctcccagttgcCCCTGGTTGACCGCGGTTGCCCTTCGGGTGACTCCAGTTGCTTCCCAGTTGACTCCAGTTGATTCCAGTTGCCTCTAATTGCCCCCAGTTGCCACCCAGTTGCCCCAGTTGGCCTCCATTGCTccccagttgctcccagttgcCTCCCAGTTGCCTCCCAGTTGACTCCAGTTGCTTCCCACTTGACTCCACTTGACTTGAGTTGCCCCCAGTTGCCTCCCAGTTGCCCCAGTTGGCCCCCATtgctccccagctgcccccagttGCCCCCAGTTGCCTCCCAGTTGCCTCCAGTTGACTCTAATTGCCCCCAGTTGACTCCAGTTGCCTCCCAGTTGGCCTCCATTGCTCCCCAGTTGACCCTAGTTGCCCCCGGTTGCCTCCCATTGCTTCCCAGTTGACCCCAGTTGCCCCCGGTTGACCCCAGTTGCCCCCAGTTGCCCTTCAGTTGACCCCAGTTGTTTCCCACTTGACTCCAGTTGCCTCCAGTTGCCTCCCAGTTGCCCCAGTTGGCCTCTATTGCTCCCCAGTTGCCCCCGGTTGGCCCCAGTTGCCCCCAGTTGCCTCCCAGTTGCTCCCAGATGCTCCCAGGTGCCCCCCAGTTGACCCCAGTTGCCCCCCGTTGGCCCCCAGTTGCCCCCAGTTGACCCCAGCTGCCCTTCAGTTGCCCCCGGTTGGCCCCAGTTGCCCTTCAGTTGACCCCAGTTGTTTCCCACTTGACTCCAGTTGCCTCCAGTTGACTCCAGTTGCCTCCCAGTTGGCCTCCATTGCTCCCCAGTTGACCCTAGTTGACCCCGGTTGCTTCCCATTGCTTCCCAGTTGCCCCCAGTTGCCCCCGGTTGACCCCAGTTGCCCCCAGTTGCCCCCAGTTGCCCTTCAGTTGACCCCAGTTGTTTCGCACTTGACTCCAGTTGCCTCCAGTTGCCTCCCAGTTGCCCCAGTTGGCCTCCGTTGCTCCCCGGTTGCCCCCAGTTGCCCCCGGTTGCCCTTCACTTGGCTCCAATTGCTTCCCGGTTGCCTCCAGTCACCCCCGGTGGCTCCCAGTTGCCCCCCGGTGGCTCCCGGTGACCCTctccccgccctcccgccgcAGGTGAGGAGGAGCACGACCGCGAGGGCCGGGTGGTGACGGCCGAGTTCCCCGCCCTCTACGTGGTGGCCGCCTACGTTCCCAATTCCGGCCGGGGCCTGGTGCGCTTGGACTACCGCCGCCGGTGGGACGCGGCCTTCCGGGGCTACCTGGCCCGCCTGGACGCCCGCAAGCCCGTGGCCCTCTGCGGCGACCTCAACGTGGCCCACCAGGAGCTGGACCTGCGGCACCCCCGGGCCAACCGGCGCTCGGCCGGCTTCAcggcggaggagcgggagggcTTCGGGGCGCTGCTGGAGGCCGGCTTCCTGGACTCCTTCCGCCACCTCTACCCGGCGCTGCCCCACGCCTACACCTTCTGGACCTACCTGGGGGGCGCGCGGCAGCGCAACGTGGGCTGGCGCCTGGACTACTTCGTGCTCTCGCGCCGCCTGGCGCCCGCCCTCTGCGACAGCAAGATCCGCTCCCGCGTCCTGGGCAGCGACCACTGCCCCATCACCCTGCTGCTCGCCCTCTAGCCGCCCGCGCCCCCCATAAATCCGCCCCAAATGCCCCACAATTAGGGTCTGATGATGTCATCATGGCTTAATGTGGCGGCTTGGTGGCCTATCAACCTCTAGTTGGCCATAAATTTGCCCCAAAGGCCCCAAAATTGGCGCTTGATGAGGTCATCGTGGCTTAATGTGGCGGCTTGGTGGCCTATCAACCTCTAGTTGGCCATAAATTTGCCCCGAAGGCCCCAAAATTTGCGCTTGATGAGGTCATCATGACTTAATATGGCGGCTTGGTGGTCTATCAACCTCTAGTTGGCCATAAATTTGCCCCAAAGGCCCCAAAATTGGCGCTTGATGAGGTCATCGTGACTTAATATGGCGGCTTGGTGGCCCATCAACCTTTACTTGGCCACAGATTTGCTCTAAAGGCCCCAAAATTGGCGCTTGATGAGGTCATCATGACTTAATATGGCGGCTTGGTGGCCTGTCAACATCTAGTTGGCCATAAATTTGCCCCAAAGGCCCCAAAATTGGCGCTTGATGAGGTCATCGTGGCTTGATGTGGCGGCTTGGTGGCCCATCAACCTTTACTTGGCCACAGATTTGCCCCAAAGGCCCCAAAATTGGCGCTTGATGAGGTCATCGTGGCTTGATGTGGCGGCCTGGGGGCCTGTCAACATCTAGTTGGCCATAAATTTGCCCCGAAGGCCCC from Rissa tridactyla isolate bRisTri1 chromosome 30, bRisTri1.patW.cur.20221130, whole genome shotgun sequence encodes:
- the APEX1 gene encoding DNA-(apurinic or apyrimidinic site) endonuclease, producing MPKRSKKEAAEGDGGEETGGGPAKRGVAGEGQYEDPPTREAAPGGQRFTLKVTSWNVDGLRAWVRKGGLQWVQEEAPDVLCLQETKCVGPAVPPEVRALPGLPHQFWASPEGRPGYSGVGLLARHEPLSVTYGIGEEEHDREGRVVTAEFPALYVVAAYVPNSGRGLVRLDYRRRWDAAFRGYLARLDARKPVALCGDLNVAHQELDLRHPRANRRSAGFTAEEREGFGALLEAGFLDSFRHLYPALPHAYTFWTYLGGARQRNVGWRLDYFVLSRRLAPALCDSKIRSRVLGSDHCPITLLLAL